A single genomic interval of Burkholderia cepacia ATCC 25416 harbors:
- a CDS encoding helix-turn-helix domain-containing protein, translating into MDQHVAYSEEPTAEDTRRNAQGDDALAGQAVVSVAHDADEQARNLIGWRQTYDQLAAGRFVGTLTELPLDTMKLFRESTSHLLRQACEVRGDAYWFGIPLVSDGTARVDACRIGPGALAFRPGNVEFELVTPAQFSIYGIVVRGDVLRRYAEEVEHRALDERLFTQRVMQVGDARLARLCALLGRRLDGAVAMAGPLADAQRDDLQAEVLAALFDVCAQPADDDAGRAPSMRRWIVEQARDYVLAHRTRPVGVPELCEQLHVSRRTLQYCFQDVLGMAPATYLRTLRLNGARRDLCGRAAGSVQDVAEAWGFWHLSQFATDYRRLFGKRPSETLRDRAVMVAG; encoded by the coding sequence ATGGACCAACACGTGGCGTATAGCGAAGAACCGACGGCCGAAGACACGCGACGCAACGCGCAGGGCGACGATGCGCTGGCCGGGCAGGCGGTCGTCAGCGTCGCGCACGACGCCGACGAGCAGGCGCGCAACCTGATCGGCTGGCGGCAGACCTACGACCAGCTCGCGGCCGGCCGTTTCGTCGGCACGCTGACCGAGCTGCCGCTCGACACGATGAAACTGTTTCGGGAATCGACGAGCCACCTGCTGCGCCAGGCATGCGAGGTGCGCGGCGATGCGTACTGGTTCGGCATCCCGCTCGTGAGCGACGGCACCGCGCGCGTCGATGCGTGCCGCATCGGGCCCGGCGCGCTCGCGTTCCGGCCCGGCAACGTCGAATTCGAACTGGTGACGCCCGCGCAGTTCTCGATCTACGGGATCGTCGTGCGCGGCGACGTGCTGCGCCGTTATGCGGAGGAGGTCGAACACCGCGCACTCGACGAGCGGCTGTTTACGCAGCGCGTGATGCAGGTCGGCGATGCGCGGCTCGCGCGCCTGTGCGCGCTGCTCGGCCGCCGGCTCGACGGGGCGGTGGCGATGGCCGGCCCGCTGGCCGATGCGCAGCGCGACGACCTGCAGGCCGAGGTGCTGGCCGCGCTGTTCGACGTGTGCGCGCAACCGGCCGACGACGATGCCGGCCGCGCGCCGTCGATGCGCCGCTGGATCGTCGAACAGGCGCGTGACTACGTGCTTGCGCACCGCACGCGCCCGGTCGGCGTGCCCGAACTGTGCGAGCAGTTGCACGTGAGCCGGCGCACGCTGCAGTACTGCTTCCAGGACGTGCTCGGCATGGCGCCCGCCACCTACCTGCGCACGCTGCGGCTGAACGGTGCGCGGCGCGACCTGTGCGGCCGCGCGGCCGGTTCGGTGCAGGACGTTGCGGAGGCGTGGGGCTTCTGGCATCTCAGCCAGTTCGCGACCGATTACCGGCGGCTGTTCGGCAAGCGGCCGTCAGAGACGCTGCGCGATCGCGCGGTGATGGTGGCGGGGTGA
- a CDS encoding ADP-heptose--LPS heptosyltransferase, which yields MTVSTHAAPPAGALSHDDALALPGTLLAPDGTLVAPYDLEHSDARAAGHVAAAPARGLLHAAHRPFRLDYGRARQVHVINGMGVTLGDSVIGLTALAALRAAHPGLGFTLYRPARAPRYVDALYALAADIVAPSRALPYPADALPADAPCIDVGNHLYWPAFARLPMIDFFLDALGVEPASVPASARRNRWLARLPLPALPAQWQRPYVLFCPNASTALRSVPPALRATFVQQLSRRYGLPVAGFGPVAHPAYVDVSADAAGDTARFIAWVKGASLLFAPDTAALHLADGFDVPTLACFTTIGPALRVRDYPHCVPVALDVPAELRGLHRSERPADLAAVEAAYRAIDWDALAWPAPRKAAATAARENRTPASAAWPKAQ from the coding sequence ATGACAGTGAGCACGCACGCCGCGCCGCCTGCCGGCGCGCTGTCGCACGACGACGCGCTCGCGCTCCCCGGCACGCTGCTCGCACCGGACGGCACGCTCGTCGCGCCCTACGACCTCGAGCACAGCGACGCGCGTGCCGCCGGCCACGTCGCGGCCGCGCCCGCGCGCGGCCTGCTGCACGCCGCGCACCGGCCGTTCCGGCTCGACTATGGCCGCGCACGGCAGGTGCATGTGATCAACGGAATGGGGGTCACGCTCGGCGATTCGGTGATCGGGCTCACCGCCCTCGCCGCGCTGCGCGCAGCGCACCCGGGCCTGGGCTTCACGCTGTACCGGCCTGCCCGCGCGCCGCGCTACGTCGATGCGCTGTATGCGCTCGCGGCCGACATCGTCGCGCCGTCGCGCGCGCTGCCGTACCCCGCCGACGCGCTGCCGGCGGACGCGCCGTGCATCGACGTCGGCAATCACCTGTACTGGCCCGCGTTCGCGCGGTTGCCGATGATCGATTTCTTCCTCGACGCGCTCGGCGTGGAGCCTGCCTCGGTGCCGGCGTCGGCCAGGCGCAACCGCTGGCTCGCGCGGCTGCCGTTGCCCGCGTTGCCCGCGCAATGGCAGCGTCCGTACGTGCTGTTCTGTCCGAACGCGAGCACCGCGTTGCGCAGCGTGCCGCCTGCCCTCCGGGCAACGTTCGTCCAACAGCTGTCCCGGCGCTACGGCTTGCCGGTGGCCGGGTTCGGGCCGGTCGCGCATCCCGCGTATGTCGACGTGAGCGCCGATGCGGCAGGCGATACGGCCCGGTTCATCGCATGGGTCAAGGGCGCCAGCCTGCTGTTCGCGCCCGACACGGCCGCGCTGCACCTCGCCGACGGTTTCGACGTGCCGACGCTCGCGTGCTTCACGACGATCGGGCCGGCGCTGCGCGTGCGCGACTATCCGCATTGCGTGCCGGTCGCGCTCGACGTGCCGGCCGAATTGCGCGGGCTGCATCGCAGCGAGCGGCCGGCCGATCTCGCGGCGGTCGAAGCCGCTTACCGGGCGATCGACTGGGACGCGCTGGCCTGGCCCGCGCCGCGCAAAGCCGCGGCGACCGCCGCACGGGAAAACCGGACGCCAGCATCCGCTGCGTGGCCGAAAGCGCAATAG
- a CDS encoding thiamine pyrophosphate-binding protein — protein MSHSKDLEQPATTGARLLVDALLANHVERVFCVPGESFLAVLDALADDTARIQTVVCRHEAAAANMAEAVGKLTGRPGIAFVTRGPGATHASIGVHTAFQDSTPMILFVGQCAREHLDREAFQEIDYRRMFGQMAKWVAQIDDPRRIPEYLSHAFHVATAGRPGPVVLALPEDVLSEACAPQPVVPAAKRVAAAPSAAQLDELRERLARAERPFAIVGGSGWTPDACANLRTFVERWQLPVACAFRYQDTIDNAHPNYAGDVGLGINPALAKRIRDADLLLVIGPRLGEATTGGYTLLDIPKTRQTLVHVHQGADELGRVYAADLPIVSGMPEIAAPLAALEPPEHPAWAGSAAEAHRAYREWHAPLPMPGDVQLGDVMVQLRERLPHDAILTNGAGNYAIWLHRHFAYRHFRSQLAPTSGAMGYGLPAALAAKSLYPSRAVVALAGDGCFMMAGNELATAMQYGLNIVAIVVNNGHFGTIRMHQERNYPGRVHGTGLTNPDFAAYARAFGAHGETVERTADFAPALERALTCGLPALIEIRIPQDASTPAATLEQIREQGRRARGG, from the coding sequence ATGTCGCATTCCAAGGATCTCGAGCAGCCCGCCACCACCGGCGCGCGACTGCTCGTCGATGCGTTGCTCGCCAATCACGTCGAACGCGTGTTCTGCGTGCCCGGCGAGAGTTTCCTCGCCGTACTCGATGCGCTGGCGGACGACACCGCGCGCATCCAGACGGTCGTCTGCCGCCACGAGGCGGCCGCCGCGAACATGGCCGAGGCGGTCGGCAAGCTGACCGGCCGCCCCGGCATCGCGTTCGTCACGCGCGGGCCCGGCGCGACCCATGCGTCGATCGGCGTGCACACCGCGTTCCAGGATTCGACGCCGATGATCCTGTTCGTCGGCCAGTGTGCGCGCGAGCACCTCGACCGCGAAGCCTTCCAGGAAATCGACTACCGGCGGATGTTCGGCCAGATGGCGAAATGGGTCGCGCAGATCGACGATCCGCGCCGCATTCCCGAGTACCTGAGCCATGCGTTCCACGTCGCGACCGCCGGCCGGCCCGGCCCGGTCGTGCTCGCGCTGCCGGAGGACGTGCTGTCCGAAGCCTGCGCGCCGCAGCCCGTCGTGCCGGCCGCGAAACGCGTCGCGGCCGCGCCGTCGGCCGCGCAGCTCGACGAGCTGCGCGAGCGGCTCGCGCGCGCCGAACGTCCGTTCGCGATCGTCGGCGGCAGCGGCTGGACGCCCGACGCGTGCGCGAACCTGCGCACCTTCGTCGAACGCTGGCAGTTGCCGGTGGCCTGCGCGTTCCGCTACCAGGACACGATCGACAACGCGCACCCGAACTATGCGGGCGACGTCGGGCTCGGGATCAACCCCGCGCTCGCGAAGCGCATCCGCGACGCCGACCTGCTGCTCGTGATCGGGCCGCGCCTCGGCGAAGCGACGACCGGCGGCTACACGCTGCTCGACATCCCGAAGACACGCCAGACGCTCGTTCACGTGCACCAGGGCGCGGACGAGCTCGGCCGCGTGTATGCGGCCGACCTGCCGATCGTGTCCGGGATGCCCGAAATCGCCGCGCCGCTCGCCGCGCTCGAGCCGCCCGAGCACCCCGCGTGGGCCGGCAGCGCCGCCGAAGCGCATCGCGCGTATCGCGAATGGCATGCGCCGCTGCCGATGCCCGGCGACGTCCAGCTCGGCGACGTGATGGTGCAATTGCGCGAGCGCCTGCCGCACGACGCGATCCTCACCAACGGCGCGGGCAACTATGCGATCTGGCTGCATCGCCACTTCGCGTACCGGCACTTCCGCTCGCAGCTCGCGCCGACGAGCGGCGCGATGGGCTACGGGCTGCCGGCCGCGCTCGCCGCGAAGTCGCTGTACCCGTCGCGCGCCGTCGTCGCGCTCGCGGGAGACGGCTGCTTCATGATGGCCGGCAACGAGCTCGCGACCGCGATGCAGTACGGGCTGAACATCGTGGCAATCGTCGTCAACAACGGGCATTTCGGCACGATCCGCATGCATCAGGAGCGCAACTACCCGGGCCGCGTGCACGGCACGGGGCTCACGAATCCCGATTTCGCCGCGTATGCGCGCGCATTCGGCGCACATGGCGAGACCGTCGAGCGCACCGCCGATTTCGCGCCCGCGCTCGAACGCGCGCTGACCTGCGGGCTGCCCGCGCTGATCGAGATCCGCATCCCGCAGGACGCCAGCACGCCGGCCGCGACCCTCGAGCAGATCCGCGAACAGGGCCGCCGCGCGCGCGGCGGATGA
- a CDS encoding type II toxin-antitoxin system VapC family toxin: MPRYMLDTNMCIYLMKNQPEQVAKQFAQCYTGDVVMSAITYAELEYGVAACANPARERRHLAALIDDIPVAPFDVAAAQAYGPVRDATRERKRDHLDKLIAAHAVSLDVALVTNNERDFVSYPGLRLENWLND; encoded by the coding sequence ATGCCGCGCTACATGCTCGACACCAACATGTGCATCTATCTGATGAAGAACCAGCCCGAGCAAGTCGCGAAACAATTTGCGCAGTGCTACACGGGGGATGTGGTGATGTCGGCGATCACGTATGCCGAGCTCGAGTACGGCGTCGCCGCATGTGCGAATCCTGCGCGGGAGCGTCGCCATCTCGCCGCGCTGATCGACGATATCCCCGTTGCTCCGTTCGACGTCGCGGCGGCGCAAGCGTACGGTCCGGTCCGCGACGCAACCCGCGAGCGGAAGAGGGATCATCTCGACAAGCTGATCGCCGCGCACGCGGTGTCGCTCGACGTTGCGCTCGTGACCAACAACGAGCGGGATTTCGTCAGCTATCCGGGATTGCGGCTGGAGAACTGGCTGAACGATTGA
- a CDS encoding antitoxin, with protein MHTTKVFRNGNSQAVRIPADLAYERNDIELEIERIGDEIRIRPMRRPLTRVLEKFAKFGPDFMAEGRGDQEQADREEL; from the coding sequence ATGCACACGACGAAGGTATTTCGGAACGGCAACTCGCAGGCCGTGCGAATTCCTGCCGACCTCGCCTATGAGCGTAACGATATCGAACTGGAAATCGAGCGTATCGGTGACGAAATCCGTATTCGACCGATGCGGCGGCCGTTGACCCGCGTACTCGAGAAGTTCGCGAAATTCGGGCCGGATTTCATGGCCGAAGGGCGCGGCGACCAGGAGCAGGCCGATCGCGAGGAGCTGTAA
- a CDS encoding type II toxin-antitoxin system mRNA interferase toxin, RelE/StbE family produces MTLALHWNPKAYEDRAAIMDYIGEDDPQAAIELDELLEQRAATLPARAELYRQGRVAGTRELVVAPNYVLVYRIRPAEGIVEILRVLHARRQWP; encoded by the coding sequence TTGACCCTCGCGCTGCACTGGAATCCGAAGGCGTACGAGGATCGCGCCGCGATCATGGACTACATCGGCGAGGACGACCCGCAGGCCGCAATCGAACTCGACGAACTGCTGGAACAAAGGGCCGCCACGTTGCCGGCCCGTGCAGAGCTGTATCGGCAAGGGCGAGTGGCCGGCACGCGCGAACTGGTGGTCGCGCCGAACTACGTGCTCGTGTATCGCATCAGACCGGCTGAGGGGATCGTCGAGATCCTCCGCGTGCTGCATGCGCGACGGCAGTGGCCGTGA
- a CDS encoding L-serine ammonia-lyase, with translation MAVSVFDLFKIGIGPSSSHTVGPMRAALMFVQGLERDGMLDATAHVKVELYGSLGATGKGHGTDRGVMLGLLGDAPDTVDPDTIDARLEDVRQSKKLALLGTHPVPFVLKENIAFYRQALPEHPNGMKLRASDANGAVLVERTYLSVGGGFVVTAGAPNTKVLSAAEQMTHPFRTGAELLALTESTGKSIAQLMWENERAWHTEEETRDGLLKIWAVMQSCVSRGCGIGNPDADGNLPGPFQVKRRAPQLYRTLTGSPERALQDPLSMIDWINLYAIAVNEENAAGGRVVTAPTNGAAGIIPAVLHYYTRFTPGANEQGVIDFLLTAAAIGILYKLNASISGAEVGCQGEVGVACSMAAGALAAVLGGTPQQVENAAEIGMEHNLGLTCDPVGGMVQIPCIERNAMASVKAVNAARMALRGDGSHYVSLDSVIKTMRETGADMKTKYKETSRGGLAVNIVEC, from the coding sequence ATGGCAGTCAGCGTCTTTGACCTCTTCAAGATCGGTATCGGTCCGTCCAGTTCGCATACGGTCGGGCCGATGCGCGCGGCGCTGATGTTCGTCCAGGGCCTCGAGCGCGACGGGATGCTCGACGCGACCGCCCACGTGAAGGTCGAGCTGTACGGCTCGCTCGGCGCCACCGGCAAGGGCCACGGCACCGACCGCGGCGTGATGCTCGGCCTGCTCGGCGACGCGCCCGACACCGTCGATCCCGACACGATCGACGCGCGGCTGGAAGACGTCCGCCAGTCGAAGAAGCTCGCGCTGCTCGGCACGCACCCGGTGCCGTTCGTGCTGAAGGAGAACATCGCGTTCTACCGCCAGGCGCTGCCCGAGCATCCGAACGGGATGAAGCTGCGCGCGAGCGACGCGAACGGCGCGGTGCTGGTCGAGCGCACGTACCTGTCGGTCGGCGGCGGCTTCGTCGTGACGGCCGGCGCGCCGAACACGAAGGTGCTGAGCGCGGCCGAGCAGATGACGCACCCGTTCCGCACCGGCGCCGAGCTGCTCGCGCTGACCGAGTCGACCGGCAAGTCGATCGCGCAGCTGATGTGGGAAAACGAGCGCGCGTGGCACACCGAGGAAGAGACGCGCGACGGCCTGCTGAAGATCTGGGCGGTGATGCAGTCGTGCGTGTCGCGCGGCTGCGGAATCGGCAACCCGGATGCCGACGGCAACCTGCCCGGCCCGTTCCAGGTCAAGCGCCGCGCGCCGCAGCTGTACCGCACGCTGACGGGCAGCCCGGAGCGTGCGCTGCAGGATCCGCTGTCGATGATCGACTGGATCAACCTGTACGCGATCGCGGTCAACGAGGAAAACGCGGCCGGCGGGCGCGTCGTGACCGCGCCGACCAACGGCGCGGCCGGCATCATCCCCGCCGTGCTGCACTACTACACGCGCTTCACGCCGGGCGCGAACGAGCAGGGCGTGATCGACTTCCTGCTCACCGCCGCCGCGATCGGCATTCTCTACAAGCTGAATGCGTCGATCTCCGGCGCGGAAGTCGGCTGCCAGGGCGAAGTGGGCGTCGCGTGCTCGATGGCCGCGGGCGCGCTCGCGGCCGTGCTCGGCGGCACGCCGCAGCAGGTCGAGAACGCGGCCGAGATCGGGATGGAGCACAACCTCGGCCTCACCTGCGACCCGGTCGGCGGGATGGTGCAGATTCCCTGCATCGAGCGCAACGCGATGGCGTCGGTGAAGGCGGTCAACGCGGCGCGCATGGCGTTGCGCGGCGACGGCTCGCACTACGTGTCGCTCGATTCGGTGATCAAGACGATGCGCGAGACCGGTGCCGACATGAAGACGAAGTACAAGGAAACGTCGCGCGGCGGGCTCGCGGTGAACATCGTCGAGTGCTGA